A section of the Felis catus isolate Fca126 chromosome B2, F.catus_Fca126_mat1.0, whole genome shotgun sequence genome encodes:
- the GFOD1 gene encoding glucose-fructose oxidoreductase domain-containing protein 1 isoform X4, whose translation MMSAAHYYPKLMSIMGNVLRFLPAFVRMKQLIEEGYVGELLVCEVQVHGGSLLGKKYNWSCDDLMGGGGLHSVGTYIIDLLTFLTGQKAVKVHGLLKTFVKQTDHIKGIRQITSDDFCTFQMVLEGGVCCTVTLNFNVPGEFKQDVTVVGSAGRLLAVGTDLYGQRNSAPEQELLLQDATPVSNSLLPEKAFSDIPAPYLRGTIKMMQAVRQAFQDQDDRRTWDGRPLTMAATFDDCLYALCVVDTIKRSSQTGEWQNIAIMTEEPELSPAYLISEAMRRSRMSLYC comes from the coding sequence ATGATGTCGGCCGCCCACTACTACCCCAAGCTCATGAGCATCATGGGCAACGTGCTGCGCTTCCTGCCGGCCTTCGTGCGCATGAAGCAGCTCATCGAGGAGGGCTACGTGGGCGAGCTGCTGGTGTGCGAGGTGCAGGTGCACGGCGGCAGCCTGCTGGGCAAGAAATACAACTGGAGCTGCGACGACCTGATGGGCGGCGGCGGCCTGCACTCGGTGGGCACCTACATCATCGACCTGCTCACCTTCCTGACCGGCCAGAAGGCCGTCAAGGTCCACGGGCTGCTGAAGACCTTCGTCAAGCAGACGGACCACATCAAGGGCATCCGCCAGATCACCAGCGACGACTTCTGCACCTTCCAGATGGTGCTGGAGGGCGGCGTGTGCTGCACCGTCACCCTCAACTTCAACGTGCCGGGCGAGTTCAAGCAGGACGTGACGGTGGTGGGCTCGGCCGGGCGCCTCCTGGCGGTGGGCACGGACCTGTACGGGCAGCGCAACAGCGCCCCCGAGCAGGAGCTGCTGCTACAGGACGCCACGCCCGTCAGCAACTCCCTGCTGCCCGAGAAGGCCTTCAGCGACATCCCCGCGCCCTACCTGCGTGGCACCATCAAGATGATGCAGGCCGTGCGCCAGGCCTTCCAGGACCAGGACGACCGGCGCACGTGGGACGGGCGGCCGCTCACCATGGCCGCCACCTTCGACGACTGCCTGTACGCCCTGTGCGTGGTGGACACCATCAAGAGGTCCAGCCAGACGGGCGAGTGGCAGAACATTGCCATCATGACGGAGGAGCCCGAGCTGAGCCCCGCCTACCTGATCAGCGAGGCCATGCGCCGGAGCAGGATGTCCCTGTACTGTTAG